In Cryptococcus neoformans var. neoformans B-3501A chromosome 3, whole genome shotgun sequence, the DNA window AACTCATGaaaccttctttctctttccctagcccccctccttccagCCATCTGTCGGGGTTAAACACCTGAGCATCCTCTCCCCATACCGCTGGATCACGTTGCATCAATATGGTGGCGAGTATGATAGAAGTGTTTGCCGGCATGTAAGCTAAGTGATTGGGTGTGGGTAGCAATGAAGGACGGAGAGTGCGACGAATGCTAAGGAAGGGGTTGATTAGTCATGACATACCGAAAAAAACCGGCTACTTACTTGAGAGGAACAGGGGGGAAAAGACGGAGTACTTCGTTGATAAACGCTCGACCTGGCTCATGTGCATCAGATAAATCTCATCAGAACTAGCGCCTTGAAATCAGCAACTTACAATACCTCAATTGGCGGATAGTGTCCTTGGTAACCTCACATTCTTGATTAGCTATTGTAAAGACTTCGTCTTTAAGCCTAACTGCGATATCAGGATGGAGCACAATCGCATAGACAGAAAATGTGAGCAGTGAAGCAAGCTACTTCACCATATCAGTCACCTATTCACATGGATAGTGTACGAGAGATACTTACAGTATCTCGGGAAGCCAGGAGGACATTAATCAGTTGATCCTCGACCAATTTTATGTCTAACCGATTGTCTTTTGAATTCACGCTTCTTAGAAGAATAAAGCAGATGGCCTACCGTCGGTGGCCTCAACTAGTCGATCTATCATGTAAACATCTTCTGTGTTGTCCAGTTTACATCTTTGCCTCTTCCGGTTTAGAGCTCGAGAGATGATAGGACGGAAAAATGCACGAATAACCTTCATCGGTCTTTCCAATGGATCATGTCTGACTTCGAAAAGCGGCTACGACGGATCAGTGTTGATTGTGCCGAAAAAAAACTTAGTTAAACAAGTCCCTACCCAGATTGTCCCAATTTTGACCCTTTTCCCTACAATCTTTTGAGCCTCCGTCATGGCCCAACTAATCTCcccctttgcctttttccacTCCTCCGTCCACGCGACATTGTTGGTGTCCCTTGACATGTCCTCGCCGCATAACCACATTATGGCCAATTCGAGTGCTAGCTGCCCAATGTGGGCTTGCATGTCAAATACTTTTCCGTATGATGGTAGTTTAGCGAAGAAATTTTGTACATTGGTTGAGAAATGAAGTGGTGAAATATACTTTGGCTGGAAAAATGGACGCATGAATGAACGATGCTTTGTGGTGGTGATGTATCAGCTGTGCCTCTGAAGAGAGGGCTCACAAATTTCCAATTATCGCCATCCGAGTTGAAGATACCATCCCCGAGAAAGTCTTGAGCCCTTTCTTTGAATTTTTGGCCTTTCACAAAGTTGTCAAAGTCGTCAATTAGGACATGCTTTATGACTTTGGGATCAGAAGAAATGATCTGCCCATGAGTGGTGGATTCGGTGAGTGACCATTGATTATTGACGATTACAACAAGACATACCTGGTCTTCACCCAGAACCCTGGTATTATATGTCCCGCCGTATTGCCTTCCCATCAGCACCATCATTCtgccaacttcttcttcagtgcCGCTTTTGGCCCAATTTAAAAGAATATCAATGTTCAGTGGCCATGTACCATTGACCCGAGGAATATCTATAGCTCCAAGTGCTGATGCCTTCCAAGAAGAGGCAACCAGAGATGCGTAGGAACGAAAGACATACAAGGCAGGAAATGATATGAGGTAGATAAGTGCCGTAAAGGTGGGGAATAGCGAGGGAAAATGATGAATGAACAAGGCGGCGATAAGAGGAGGCAGAAGGAGCGTTTTGAAGAGTGCAGGGAGAAGGAACCGACCTCCTTTCATTGCTGTAAAGAATCTGTCCACAGATGAGCGATTGATGTAGAAGAGAAATTCCGTCACGCGTGCAGCATTCGTTCGTTAGACGGACGGATGTATTCGTGACATCTTGTTATGATGTAGTGCTCAATAACAATGTGTGTTCGATATATGTGCCTGCTCGTGCCTGAATATCTTTATTTTGCATTCAACTTAGTACGCTCTTCTACAACGGTCGTCTCCTTCAATTTATTAGAGAAGTTTTCGTTTTGCAAGTCTTTGATTCAGAAGAAATGGATTGACCTTAATAGGCGTCAATATAgtgatcatcatccatcacaTAGAGTAGTAATAACGGCAGCCTGAAGGCtgaataataataataccACAGtgcgtggtggtggtgctgcCATGCATGATGTGCGTGATGGCAGGCTGGAGTAACATTATTCGACTGACAGTTCGAGAATGTTAGCGGTAATTCACTCCTTCGTCCCGAGTCGCTTCGCGATGACCTATAAAATCTACGTACAGACT includes these proteins:
- a CDS encoding hypothetical protein (HMMPfam hit to p450, Cytochrome P450, score: 56.3, E(): 5.8e-14) → MKGGRFLLPALFKTLLLPPLIAALFIHHFPSLFPTFTALIYLISFPALYVFRSYASLVASSWKASALGAIDIPRVNGTWPLNIDILLNWAKSGTEEEVGRMMVLMGRQYGGTYNTRVLGEDQIISSDPKVIKHVLIDDFDNFVKGQKFKERAQDFLGDGIFNSDGDNWKFHRSFMRPFFQPKYISPLHFSTNVQNFFAKLPSYGKVFDMQAHIGQLALELAIMWLCGEDMSRDTNNVAWTEEWKKAKGEISWAMTEAQKIVGKRVKIGTIWPLFEVRHDPLERPMKVIRAFFRPIISRALNRKRQRCKLDNTEDVYMIDRLVEATDDIKLVEDQLINVLLASRDTLASLLTFSVYAIVLHPDIAVRLKDEVFTIANQECEVTKDTIRQLRYCRAFINEVLRLFPPVPLNIRRTLRPSLLPTPNHLAYMPANTSIILATILMQRDPAVWGEDAQVFNPDRWLEGGGLGKEKEGFMSWNLGPRMCLGQSFALAITHTFLVYFFRHIAHVGTLVGHNTTVQLALDAQPPETVLPKEWMTPEGGDGRARGGRDKVWIVADVVLAIKGGLWIRFGAEETE